Proteins co-encoded in one Aspergillus fumigatus Af293 chromosome 6, whole genome shotgun sequence genomic window:
- a CDS encoding DUF202 domain-containing protein has translation MPEQTAGQDLPSLRPRYNPIINVTNSDPVLVEEHLQDKRHLFLSRPLFGALLFENVASDARDHCANERTFLSWLRLSMYLAVVSIAIIISFHFRSQPTSLERHLALPLGVTFWVLSLTCLANGFGNYIRTVVKYSRKAALVQSGWRTQLTFTVVGLVIFGCCILFIVTGAETRR, from the exons ATGCCTGAACAGACGGCAGGGCAGGATCTGCCCTCTCTACGGCCGCGATACAATCCAATAATTAACGTCACCAACTCGGATCCAGTGTTAGTAGAAGA ACACCTGCAGGATAAGAGAcacctcttcctcagccGCCCTCTCTTCGGAGCTCTCTTATTCGAGAACGTCGCTTCCGACGCTCGAGATCATTGCGCAAATGAACGCACGTTCCTCTCCTGGCTCCGGCTATCTATGTACCTCGCCGTTGTGTCGATAGCGATTATCATTTCGTTCCACTTCCGCTCTCAACCAACGAGTCTTGAACGCCACCTGGCCCTTCCGCTTGGAGTTACCTTCTGGGTTCTAAGTCTGACTTGTCTTGCGAACGGGTTTGGGAACTATATCCGGACGGTGGTGAAATATAGTCGGAAGGCGGCCCTGGTGCAGAGCGGGTGGAGAACGCAGCTGACATTTACTGTGGTTGGACTGGTGATATTCGGCTGCTGTATCTTGTTTATTGTCACTGGAGCGGAAACTCGACGGTAG